The following are encoded in a window of Fibrobacter succinogenes genomic DNA:
- a CDS encoding ABC transporter ATP-binding protein: protein MQSDKPIVFSAKRISKDFGAGKNLKTAVKDVSFDIYDEEFISIVGGSGCGKSVLAKIMLGLYQPTRGQFLYRDKPIKNLKDHWNEVQSVFQDPFGCFNQFFTIRSQLEDALNILKDKPSKEEVRRRVDEGLMAVNVTPADIEGKYPFELSGGQMQRMLLARIFALRPKVLIADEATSMVDACVRANILDYLRKLKDELKMTVVFVTHDIGLANYVSDRIFIMHDGKIVNQGTPAEVLDNTNEPHTLRLLDDIPEVHKTEWIKNSHRSKK from the coding sequence ATGCAAAGTGATAAGCCCATTGTTTTTTCTGCCAAGCGCATCAGCAAGGACTTCGGTGCCGGCAAGAACCTGAAGACTGCCGTTAAGGACGTTTCCTTCGATATCTACGACGAAGAATTCATCTCCATCGTGGGTGGTTCTGGTTGCGGCAAGTCCGTGCTCGCCAAGATCATGCTCGGCCTTTACCAGCCGACTCGCGGTCAGTTCCTCTATCGCGACAAGCCGATTAAGAACTTGAAGGACCACTGGAACGAAGTTCAGTCCGTGTTCCAGGACCCGTTCGGTTGCTTCAACCAGTTCTTCACTATCCGTAGCCAGCTCGAAGACGCTCTCAACATCCTCAAGGACAAGCCGTCCAAGGAAGAAGTCCGTCGCCGCGTTGACGAAGGCCTCATGGCTGTGAACGTTACCCCGGCTGATATCGAAGGCAAGTATCCGTTCGAACTCTCCGGTGGTCAGATGCAGCGTATGCTTCTCGCCCGTATCTTCGCGCTCCGTCCGAAGGTCCTTATCGCTGACGAAGCTACCTCCATGGTGGACGCCTGCGTTCGTGCAAACATCCTCGATTACCTCCGCAAGTTGAAAGACGAGCTGAAGATGACCGTGGTGTTCGTGACCCACGATATCGGTCTAGCAAACTACGTTTCTGACCGTATCTTCATCATGCACGACGGTAAGATCGTGAACCAGGGTACTCCTGCTGAAGTACTCGACAACACGAACGAACCGCACACGCTCCGCTTGCTCGATGACATTCCGGAAGTCCACAAGACTGAATGGATCAAGAACAGCCACCGCAGCAAAAAGTAA
- a CDS encoding S8 family serine peptidase codes for MNKKILTMTAMAVLVGGSASYAQTVSTDVKSEKEAQVEESVQAPSRMDGGVRKFVEKQKSNTQKRKVALKSDVLGRRGGAQKGALNYEINASDVEKMKVVISDIKADDTPLPTVSGRYEFDPQKNQKDYWLNGSKMSESGYLAEAEKREKKYSESKKFNSPRTAYLTASEIEKELSSSETKYISEYKEPKPALTYGVQDYRDYTYILQKSEITSFAHNNNYKGQGVGVYYNEGGCPPLNYVNTTYYTRLGTCPGYATHVIGVTRVLQTTAPQAMIYGIDGVDYPQNVRSYSKPILIGSQSWGFVTDETGYTSGDADMDNYIYTNRVVEFVAAGNGGRNKLVSAPGRAMNAISVGAISPVDDKYVSYSSSKNAPTKVDKPEVANYTGFRFPGDPSYTAGTNDTYTGVFNGTSAATPFMAGMAANLLSQHHFLWWHPEVVKAVLIAGSKPVQNPEYDVDAGTYFVAGIPHYSSFTWNDSYRWRFWQGENNSNFDSNKEITFVEYNIEKGKRYRLAIAWLTSGEYALKNQRIAQDIDMSVWQNGTRIANANSYENPFELADFVTQSADPLTVKIKRVSNRNSSEKVLLGYAFVKTN; via the coding sequence ATGAATAAAAAAATACTAACGATGACAGCGATGGCGGTTCTTGTAGGAGGATCCGCATCCTATGCACAAACGGTTTCTACTGATGTGAAGTCTGAAAAAGAAGCTCAAGTCGAAGAATCGGTGCAGGCACCTTCTCGAATGGATGGTGGCGTTAGAAAATTCGTTGAAAAGCAGAAAAGTAATACGCAGAAGCGTAAGGTTGCGCTGAAATCTGACGTTCTCGGTCGTCGTGGTGGAGCTCAAAAGGGTGCTTTGAACTACGAAATCAATGCATCCGATGTCGAAAAGATGAAAGTTGTCATCAGCGATATCAAGGCCGATGACACTCCGCTGCCAACTGTGAGCGGTCGCTACGAGTTCGATCCGCAAAAGAACCAAAAGGATTATTGGTTGAACGGATCCAAGATGAGCGAATCTGGTTATCTTGCAGAAGCCGAAAAGCGCGAGAAAAAGTATAGCGAATCGAAGAAGTTTAATTCTCCGCGTACCGCATACCTTACGGCAAGCGAAATCGAAAAGGAACTTTCGAGCAGCGAAACCAAGTACATTTCTGAATACAAGGAACCTAAGCCTGCATTAACCTATGGCGTACAGGATTATCGCGATTATACGTACATCCTCCAGAAATCAGAAATTACATCGTTTGCTCACAATAACAATTACAAGGGTCAGGGCGTTGGCGTTTATTATAATGAAGGTGGTTGCCCTCCGCTTAACTATGTGAATACAACCTATTATACTCGCCTCGGAACTTGCCCGGGCTATGCAACGCACGTTATTGGCGTTACAAGAGTTTTGCAAACCACCGCTCCGCAGGCAATGATTTACGGTATCGATGGCGTTGACTATCCGCAGAATGTGCGTAGCTACTCTAAGCCGATTTTGATTGGTTCCCAGTCTTGGGGCTTTGTTACGGACGAAACCGGATACACTTCTGGCGATGCTGACATGGACAACTACATTTATACGAATAGAGTTGTTGAATTTGTTGCTGCAGGTAATGGCGGTAGAAATAAGCTTGTGTCCGCTCCGGGAAGAGCTATGAATGCTATTTCTGTTGGTGCAATCTCTCCGGTGGATGACAAATACGTTTCTTATTCATCGTCTAAGAATGCTCCTACGAAAGTTGACAAGCCTGAAGTCGCTAACTATACAGGCTTCCGTTTCCCAGGGGATCCTTCTTACACGGCTGGCACTAACGATACCTATACCGGCGTCTTTAACGGAACTAGCGCAGCAACGCCCTTTATGGCTGGCATGGCTGCGAACTTGCTTTCTCAGCATCACTTCCTCTGGTGGCATCCGGAAGTTGTCAAGGCTGTCTTAATTGCTGGTAGCAAGCCGGTTCAGAACCCGGAATACGATGTTGATGCCGGTACTTATTTCGTGGCGGGCATTCCGCATTATTCAAGCTTCACTTGGAACGATTCCTATCGTTGGCGTTTCTGGCAGGGCGAAAACAACAGCAATTTCGATTCGAATAAAGAAATTACTTTTGTCGAATACAATATTGAAAAAGGCAAGCGTTACCGTCTCGCCATTGCTTGGCTGACTTCTGGTGAATATGCTTTGAAGAACCAGAGAATCGCTCAGGATATCGATATGAGCGTTTGGCAGAACGGAACGAGAATCGCAAATGCTAATTCTTATGAAAACCCGTTTGAATTGGCCGATTTTGTGACCCAGTCTGCTGACCCTCTTACGGTCAAGATTAAGCGTGTTTCTAACCGTAATTCGTCCGAAAAGGTCCTTCTCGGTTACGCTTTTGTGAAGACTAACTAA
- a CDS encoding S8 family serine peptidase, which translates to MNKTVLTVAAMAVLVGGSASYAKSVSKDSQSVEKEFVSETTNSRMDKSVQKFVEAQKKNNQKRSVSVASDVLGRRGGAVKGKAALNYKVNDADVQKMKVVIRDVKVDEAPLAAVSGRYEYRPVADQKEFWLNGSKVSEKSYLDQAKKRKQKYDRSRKSFKSSRVAYLTASEIEKELASSETKYISEFKKPQPQVMYGQDGSWDYRYILNKAGVTNNAHNVGVKGQGVGVHYNEGGCVPLQYVNQNYFVQLETPCNEYSTHAIGVARILQTTAPQAKLYALQGTDGPENPSSYDVPILIGSNSWTYGSDYPYYEDTDATMDNYIYENRVVEFIAAGNEGRDAIIPPPARAFNVITVGAVSPADDMFMGYSTSGNPSPGNDKPEVGVYSHFRFPDKPYTAGPGDTYDGTFCCTSGATPFIAGMTADLLSQHQFLWWHPEVVRAILIAGSNPIQNPDYDIDDAPSGFDAGIPHYSNFSWTDSYRWNFWEGENSSWFDSNREITFPEYDITKGKRYRIAISWLTSGEFAVRYQSVAQDIDLSVWQDGVRIARSESPSNPFELVDFVARSSSPLTIKIKRYSNSSSKEKVVLGYAFVSKN; encoded by the coding sequence ATGAATAAAACGGTGCTGACAGTGGCAGCAATGGCGGTTCTTGTAGGAGGTTCCGCTTCTTATGCAAAATCGGTTTCTAAGGACTCTCAGTCTGTAGAAAAAGAATTTGTGAGTGAAACGACTAATTCCCGCATGGACAAGAGCGTTCAGAAGTTTGTCGAAGCACAAAAGAAAAACAACCAAAAACGCAGTGTTTCGGTGGCCTCCGACGTGCTTGGCCGTCGAGGTGGCGCTGTTAAGGGCAAGGCTGCTTTGAATTACAAAGTGAATGATGCCGATGTCCAGAAAATGAAAGTCGTCATTAGGGATGTCAAGGTTGACGAGGCGCCTTTGGCCGCGGTTAGTGGCCGTTACGAATATAGACCAGTTGCAGACCAAAAGGAATTCTGGCTGAACGGCTCCAAGGTTAGCGAAAAGAGCTACTTGGATCAGGCGAAAAAACGCAAACAGAAATACGATCGTTCTAGGAAGTCTTTTAAGTCTTCGCGTGTTGCATATCTTACGGCTAGCGAAATTGAAAAGGAACTTGCAAGCAGCGAGACCAAGTATATTTCTGAATTCAAAAAGCCTCAGCCGCAAGTCATGTATGGCCAGGATGGTAGCTGGGATTATCGCTATATATTGAATAAAGCTGGCGTTACCAACAACGCCCATAACGTGGGAGTTAAAGGTCAAGGCGTGGGCGTGCATTACAACGAAGGCGGTTGCGTCCCGTTGCAGTATGTGAATCAAAACTATTTTGTGCAGCTAGAAACGCCGTGTAACGAATATTCTACGCATGCTATCGGTGTCGCTAGAATTTTGCAGACAACGGCTCCGCAGGCGAAACTTTATGCGTTGCAGGGGACCGATGGTCCTGAAAATCCGTCGAGCTATGATGTGCCCATTTTGATTGGTTCGAATTCATGGACTTATGGCTCGGATTACCCGTATTACGAAGACACTGATGCTACGATGGATAACTACATCTATGAAAATAGAGTGGTTGAATTTATTGCGGCAGGTAATGAAGGCCGTGACGCTATCATTCCTCCTCCGGCCCGTGCGTTCAACGTGATTACGGTCGGTGCTGTATCTCCGGCGGACGATATGTTTATGGGTTACTCGACATCTGGAAATCCGAGTCCTGGAAACGATAAGCCCGAAGTCGGCGTCTATTCTCATTTCCGTTTCCCGGACAAACCTTACACTGCTGGGCCGGGTGATACGTACGACGGAACTTTCTGCTGTACTAGCGGAGCGACTCCGTTTATTGCCGGTATGACCGCCGATCTGCTTTCTCAACACCAGTTCCTTTGGTGGCATCCGGAAGTAGTCAGGGCCATCTTGATTGCAGGGAGCAACCCCATCCAAAATCCTGATTACGACATTGATGATGCGCCTAGCGGCTTTGATGCTGGCATTCCGCATTATTCCAACTTCTCCTGGACGGATTCTTATCGATGGAACTTCTGGGAAGGTGAAAACTCTTCTTGGTTTGATTCGAATCGAGAAATCACGTTCCCGGAATACGATATCACTAAGGGCAAGCGCTACCGTATCGCTATTTCGTGGCTGACTTCGGGTGAGTTTGCGGTTCGCTATCAGAGCGTCGCTCAAGATATCGACCTGAGCGTTTGGCAGGATGGTGTTAGAATCGCTCGTTCAGAATCGCCATCGAATCCGTTTGAACTTGTGGATTTTGTGGCTCGTTCTTCTAGCCCGCTAACGATTAAGATTAAGCGCTATTCGAATAGCTCGTCGAAGGAAAAGGTTGTTCTAGGGTACGCGTTCGTATCGAAGAACTAA